Proteins from one Bacteroides zhangwenhongii genomic window:
- a CDS encoding tetratricopeptide repeat protein, which translates to MTSVNFQQWIQHPETLNRDTLYELRNLLARYPYFQSLRLLYLKNLYILHDISFGGELRKAVLYIADRRKLFQLIEGSRFDLQSRKKGVPLTEVLKDEPSVDRTLALIDAFLATAPEEVTAQTGFDYSMDYTSYLLEETPGTDESTEEAPKLKGFELIDDFIEKSESDAPLHIKPLREESDAMSDESDTVSGEEEEDDSCFTETLAKIYVKQQRYSKALEIIKKLSLKYPKKNAYFADQIRFLEKLIINANSK; encoded by the coding sequence ATGACTTCTGTTAACTTTCAACAATGGATTCAGCATCCGGAGACGCTGAATAGGGATACTTTGTACGAGTTGCGCAATCTGCTTGCGAGGTATCCGTATTTTCAGTCGCTTCGTCTGTTGTATCTCAAAAATCTGTATATTCTCCATGATATCAGTTTCGGCGGGGAGCTGCGAAAGGCCGTTCTCTATATAGCCGACCGGCGGAAGTTGTTTCAACTGATTGAAGGCAGCCGTTTCGATCTTCAGTCGCGGAAAAAAGGAGTTCCTTTGACTGAGGTGCTGAAAGACGAGCCTTCGGTAGACCGTACATTGGCTTTGATTGACGCTTTCCTGGCTACGGCACCGGAGGAAGTGACCGCCCAAACCGGCTTCGACTATTCGATGGACTATACTTCCTATCTGCTTGAGGAGACTCCCGGAACGGATGAATCGACGGAAGAAGCACCTAAGCTAAAGGGATTTGAACTGATCGACGATTTCATAGAAAAGAGTGAAAGCGACGCTCCGTTGCATATAAAACCTTTGCGGGAGGAATCGGATGCAATGAGTGATGAATCGGATACGGTGAGTGGGGAAGAAGAGGAAGATGATAGCTGTTTTACAGAAACTTTGGCTAAAATCTATGTTAAACAGCAACGATATTCAAAAGCTCTTGAAATAATTAAAAAATTAAGCTTGAAATATCCAAAAAAAAATGCTTACTTTGCAGACCAAATCAGATTTTTGGAGAAATTGATTATTAACGCTAATTCAAAATAA
- the lptE gene encoding LPS assembly lipoprotein LptE, with product MIWIKKITRPLLLAVLPLAVIACTVSYKFNGSSINYDKVKTISIADFPIKSEYVYAPLATKFNEDLKDIFIRQTRLQLLKPNQNADLQIDGEITGYNQYNQAVSADGYSSETKLTITVNVRFVNNTNHAEDFEQQFSAFRTYDSSQLLTAVQDGLIAEMSKEITDQIFNATVANW from the coding sequence ATGATTTGGATTAAAAAGATAACACGCCCTCTGCTGCTGGCGGTTTTGCCATTGGCGGTCATCGCGTGCACTGTTTCCTATAAGTTTAACGGCTCATCTATCAACTATGATAAGGTGAAGACGATTTCCATTGCCGATTTCCCGATAAAGTCGGAGTATGTGTATGCCCCGTTGGCGACGAAGTTCAATGAAGACCTGAAAGATATATTTATCCGCCAGACCCGTCTGCAATTGCTGAAGCCGAATCAGAATGCGGACTTGCAGATTGACGGTGAGATCACGGGATATAATCAGTATAACCAGGCGGTGTCCGCCGATGGTTATTCTTCGGAAACGAAGCTGACCATCACGGTGAACGTCCGTTTTGTCAACAACACAAATCATGCCGAAGACTTTGAACAGCAGTTCTCCGCTTTCCGTACCTACGACTCCAGTCAATTGCTGACTGCCGTGCAGGACGGGCTGATAGCTGAAATGTCAAAAGAGATCACCGACCAAATATTCAATGCAACCGTAGCAAACTGGTAA
- a CDS encoding sigma-54 interaction domain-containing protein translates to MTRAELQQVKQRFGIIGNTEALSRAIDIAIQVAPTDLSVLITGESGVGKESFPQIIHQYSRRKHGQYIAVNCGAIPEGTIDSELFGHEKGAFTGAIGERKGYFGEADGGTIFLDEVGELPMPTQARLLRVLESGEFIKVGSSRVQKTDVRIVAATNVNLTQAIAEGRFREDLYYRLNTVPIQIPPLRERGDDVLLLFRKFAADFAEKYRMPAIQLTEDAKKELLAYPWPGNVRQLKNITEQISIIETNREINDAILQTYLPAQNTQRLPALLGTRESKGFESEREILYSVLFDMRQEVAELKKMVHNLMAERAGQVSPVSAVVATPVVTAQPSVPAIIHPVQQPAVCKDDDDIQDTEEYVEESLSLDEVEKEMIRKALERHHGKRKSAAKDLNISERTLYRKIKEYDLD, encoded by the coding sequence ATGACAAGAGCGGAGTTACAACAAGTGAAACAACGTTTCGGTATTATTGGTAATACCGAAGCTTTATCACGCGCCATTGATATTGCTATTCAAGTGGCTCCTACCGATTTGTCTGTGCTGATTACCGGAGAAAGTGGTGTCGGAAAAGAAAGTTTCCCGCAGATTATTCATCAATATAGCCGGAGAAAGCACGGACAGTATATCGCTGTCAACTGTGGAGCGATTCCGGAAGGCACAATTGATTCCGAACTGTTCGGACATGAGAAAGGTGCGTTTACCGGTGCGATCGGCGAGCGGAAAGGTTATTTCGGAGAAGCCGACGGAGGGACAATCTTCCTTGATGAAGTAGGGGAGTTGCCCATGCCTACTCAGGCGCGGCTGCTCCGTGTGCTGGAGAGCGGTGAGTTTATCAAAGTCGGTTCGTCACGTGTACAAAAGACGGATGTGCGTATTGTGGCGGCTACCAACGTCAATCTTACGCAAGCCATTGCGGAGGGACGTTTCCGTGAAGACCTGTACTATCGCTTGAATACCGTGCCTATCCAGATACCGCCTCTTCGTGAACGCGGAGACGATGTACTCCTGTTGTTCCGTAAGTTCGCCGCCGACTTTGCAGAGAAGTACAGAATGCCGGCCATTCAGTTGACGGAAGACGCTAAGAAAGAATTGCTGGCCTATCCATGGCCGGGAAATGTGCGCCAGTTGAAGAATATCACCGAGCAGATTTCGATTATTGAAACTAACAGGGAGATTAACGATGCCATCTTGCAAACTTATCTTCCCGCACAGAATACACAACGTCTTCCCGCATTGCTGGGTACACGTGAGAGCAAGGGTTTTGAAAGCGAGCGGGAGATTCTTTATTCCGTTCTGTTCGATATGCGGCAGGAAGTGGCGGAACTGAAAAAGATGGTGCACAATCTGATGGCTGAACGTGCCGGACAGGTAAGCCCGGTCAGTGCGGTGGTTGCCACTCCGGTAGTGACGGCGCAACCTTCGGTTCCTGCCATTATTCATCCGGTACAGCAACCGGCTGTCTGCAAAGATGATGACGATATTCAGGACACGGAAGAATATGTGGAAGAGTCCCTGTCGCTGGATGAAGTAGAAAAAGAAATGATACGCAAAGCACTTGAGAGACATCATGGAAAACGGAAGAGTGCGGCTAAGGATTTGAACATTTCCGAGCGTACACTTTATAGAAAAATAAAAGAATATGATTTGGATTAA
- the pdxA gene encoding 4-hydroxythreonine-4-phosphate dehydrogenase PdxA — protein MEDNKIRIGITQGDINGVGYEVILKTFSDPTMLELCTPIIYGSPKVAAYHRKALDVQANFSIINSASEAGYNRLSVVNCTDDEVKVEFSKPDPEAGKAALGALERAIEEYREGLIDVIVTAPINKHTIQSEEFSFPGHTEYIEERLGNGNKSLMILMKNDFRVALVTTHIPVREIATTITKELIQEKLMIFHRCLKQDFGIGAPRIAVLSLNPHAGDGGLLGMEEQEVIIPAMKEMEEKGILCYGPYAADGFMGSGNYTHFDGILAMYHDQGLAPFKALAMDDGVNYTAGLPVVRTSPAHGTAYDIAGQGLASEDSFRQAVYVAIDVFRNRQREKAARANPLRKQYYEKRDDSDKLKLDTVDEE, from the coding sequence ATGGAAGATAACAAAATAAGAATCGGCATTACCCAAGGAGATATAAACGGGGTAGGTTATGAAGTGATCTTAAAGACTTTCTCGGATCCTACTATGCTGGAGCTGTGCACTCCGATTATTTACGGATCGCCGAAAGTGGCTGCCTATCACCGGAAAGCATTGGATGTTCAGGCTAATTTCAGTATAATTAACAGTGCTTCCGAAGCGGGATACAACCGGCTGAGTGTAGTGAACTGTACCGATGATGAGGTAAAAGTGGAATTCTCCAAACCGGATCCTGAAGCCGGTAAAGCTGCATTGGGCGCATTAGAGCGTGCCATCGAAGAGTATCGTGAGGGGTTGATTGACGTTATTGTAACGGCGCCGATCAATAAACATACCATTCAGTCGGAAGAGTTCTCATTTCCCGGACATACCGAGTATATCGAGGAACGGCTGGGCAATGGCAATAAGTCATTGATGATTCTGATGAAGAATGATTTCCGTGTAGCTTTGGTGACAACGCATATCCCTGTCCGGGAGATTGCGACAACGATTACCAAAGAATTGATTCAGGAGAAGCTGATGATATTTCATCGTTGCCTGAAACAGGATTTCGGTATCGGTGCTCCGCGCATTGCAGTACTGTCGCTCAATCCTCATGCCGGTGACGGTGGTTTGCTGGGAATGGAAGAACAGGAAGTGATCATTCCTGCCATGAAGGAAATGGAAGAAAAAGGAATCCTGTGCTACGGTCCTTATGCGGCCGACGGTTTTATGGGTTCGGGCAATTATACTCATTTCGACGGTATTCTGGCGATGTACCATGATCAGGGATTGGCTCCGTTCAAGGCACTGGCAATGGACGACGGCGTGAACTATACGGCTGGGTTGCCGGTGGTTCGCACTTCTCCGGCACACGGCACGGCATATGACATTGCAGGGCAGGGGCTGGCGAGTGAAGACTCTTTCCGTCAGGCAGTCTATGTCGCCATTGATGTGTTCCGCAATCGTCAACGGGAAAAAGCGGCCCGTGCGAATCCGTTACGGAAACAGTATTACGAGAAACGGGATGATAGTGATAAACTGAAACTGGATACAGTAGACGAAGAGTAA
- a CDS encoding DUF4837 family protein: MKKYFSYLSIALVTFVFASCGLKGNHTSSGRAYELLVVVDHGVWDRAAGRALHDALDSDMPGLPQSEPSFRIMYTSPKDYDSTLKLIRNIIIVDIQDIYTKASFKYAKDVYANPQMILTIQAPNEEEFEKFVKENRQTIINFFTRAEMNRQITSLEKKHSNFISNKVDSLFGCDIWLPAELTNSKTGEDFFWASTNTGTADRNFVMYSYPYTDKDTFTKEYFVHKRDSVMKANIPGFKEGVYMATDSLLTDVRPINVQNSYTMEARGLWRMKGDFMGGPYVSHTRLDEKNQRIITAEIFVYSPDKMKRNLVRQMEASLYTLKLPNEVQQNQIPLGEETKEAEQTNK, translated from the coding sequence ATGAAAAAGTACTTTTCTTATTTGAGCATTGCTTTGGTAACCTTTGTCTTTGCTTCTTGTGGTCTGAAAGGAAACCACACTTCTAGTGGACGTGCATACGAGCTTTTGGTAGTAGTAGACCACGGTGTTTGGGATCGTGCGGCAGGAAGAGCCTTGCATGATGCACTCGATTCCGATATGCCCGGATTGCCGCAATCGGAACCTTCTTTCCGCATCATGTACACTTCACCCAAAGATTATGACTCTACGCTGAAGTTGATACGCAACATTATTATTGTAGATATACAGGATATATATACAAAGGCCTCTTTCAAATATGCGAAAGATGTGTATGCCAATCCGCAGATGATATTGACTATCCAGGCTCCGAACGAAGAAGAGTTCGAGAAGTTTGTGAAGGAGAACAGACAGACGATTATCAATTTCTTCACCCGTGCGGAAATGAACCGCCAGATCACTTCGCTCGAAAAGAAGCACAGCAACTTTATTTCAAACAAGGTGGACAGCTTGTTCGGTTGCGATATCTGGCTGCCTGCCGAGCTGACTAATTCAAAGACGGGGGAAGACTTCTTCTGGGCTTCTACCAATACCGGTACTGCCGACCGTAACTTCGTGATGTACTCTTATCCTTATACGGATAAGGATACGTTTACCAAAGAATATTTTGTCCATAAACGTGACTCTGTGATGAAAGCCAATATTCCCGGATTCAAGGAAGGCGTTTATATGGCAACCGACAGCTTGCTGACGGATGTCCGCCCCATCAATGTGCAGAACAGCTACACGATGGAAGCGCGCGGACTGTGGCGCATGAAGGGTGACTTTATGGGTGGTCCGTATGTGTCGCATACCCGTCTTGACGAGAAGAACCAACGAATCATTACAGCAGAAATATTTGTCTATTCACCTGATAAAATGAAACGCAACCTGGTTCGCCAGATGGAAGCCTCTCTGTACACGCTGAAACTTCCGAACGAAGTTCAGCAGAACCAGATTCCATTGGGAGAGGAAACTAAGGAAGCGGAACAAACTAATAAATAA
- the rlmN gene encoding 23S rRNA (adenine(2503)-C(2))-methyltransferase RlmN yields MSKYPLLGMTLVELQALAKRLGMPGFASKQIASWLYEKKVTSIDEMTNLSLKHRELLKQDYEVGALPPVDEMRSVDGTVKYLYRVGDNHYVESVYIPDDDRATLCVSSQVGCKMNCKFCMTGKQGFTANLTANQIINQIHSLPERDKLTNVVMMGMGEPLDNLDEVLKALEVLTASYGYAWSPKRITLSTVGLRKGLRRFIEESDCHLAISLHSPVAAQRSELMPAEKAFSITEMVELLKNYDFSKQRRLSFEYIVFKGLNDSQIYAKELLKLLRGLDCRINLIRFHAIPGVDLEGADMDTMTRFRDYLTSHGLFTTIRASRGEDIFAACGMLSTAKQEENNKS; encoded by the coding sequence ATGTCTAAATATCCCCTTTTAGGAATGACCCTCGTAGAGCTTCAAGCATTGGCAAAAAGACTGGGAATGCCCGGTTTTGCCTCCAAGCAGATTGCGTCCTGGCTTTACGAAAAGAAGGTGACCTCGATTGATGAGATGACTAATTTGTCATTGAAACACCGTGAGTTGCTTAAACAGGACTATGAGGTAGGAGCACTCCCCCCTGTGGATGAAATGCGTTCTGTGGACGGCACGGTGAAGTATCTGTACAGAGTGGGCGATAACCATTATGTTGAATCGGTTTATATTCCGGATGACGACCGGGCGACGTTATGTGTCTCTTCACAGGTCGGTTGCAAGATGAACTGTAAGTTCTGTATGACCGGCAAGCAAGGCTTTACCGCCAATCTGACCGCCAACCAGATAATCAATCAGATCCATTCATTGCCGGAACGCGACAAACTGACCAACGTAGTGATGATGGGGATGGGCGAGCCGCTTGATAACCTCGATGAAGTACTTAAAGCATTGGAAGTGCTGACCGCCTCTTACGGTTACGCATGGAGTCCGAAGCGTATCACTCTTTCTACAGTAGGACTGCGGAAAGGACTGCGGCGGTTTATCGAAGAAAGCGATTGCCATCTGGCTATCAGCCTGCATTCTCCGGTGGCGGCCCAGCGTTCCGAGTTAATGCCGGCGGAAAAAGCGTTCTCTATTACCGAAATGGTGGAACTGTTAAAAAACTATGATTTTAGCAAACAGCGTCGACTTTCATTTGAATATATTGTTTTTAAAGGACTCAATGATTCGCAGATATATGCCAAAGAGTTGCTGAAGCTCCTTCGCGGATTGGATTGCAGAATCAATCTGATTCGTTTTCATGCCATACCGGGCGTAGACCTTGAGGGAGCGGATATGGATACGATGACTCGTTTCCGTGATTACCTGACATCGCACGGGCTTTTCACTACGATCCGTGCTTCGCGGGGTGAAGATATCTTTGCAGCTTGCGGTATGTTGTCGACAGCGAAACAGGAGGAAAATAATAAGAGTTAA
- a CDS encoding peptidylprolyl isomerase, whose product MATLQNIRSKGPLLVIVIGLALFAFIAGDAWKVMQPHQAHDVGEVNGDALSAQEYQNLVEEYTEVVKLMRGVNALNDEQTNQVRDEVWRSYVNNKLIEKEAKALGLTVSTAEIQDILKAGVHPLLRQTPFQNPQTGNFDKDMLNKFLVEYAKMNESQMPAQYAEQYNNMYKYWSFIQKTLIQSRLAEKYQALVAKALLSNPVEAQDAFDARVNQYNVLLAGIPYSSVVDSTIVVKESELKELYNKKKEQFKQYQETRDIKYIDVQVTASPEDRAAIQKEVDEATAQLATTTDDYTSFIRSVGSDAPYVDLFYNKTAFPSDVVARLDSASVGAVYGPYYNGADNTINSFKIVAKAAAADSVEFRQIQVYAEDALKTKTLADSIYNAIKGGANFVELAKKYGQTGDSNWLTAAQYEGAQIDGDNLKFISAINNTGVNELVNLPMGQANVILQVTNKKAVKDKYKVAVVKREVEFSKETYNRAYNDFSQFIAANPSVEKMVANAEEAGYRLLDRADLNSSEHGIGGVRGTKEALRWTFDKAKPGEVSGLYECGESDHMMVVGLVSIKPEGYRSLKSVQDQLRAEIVKDKKAEKIMADMKSANATSFDQYKSMTNAVSDSLKMVTFAAPAYVSALRSSEPLVGAYASVAEMNKLSTPIKGNAGVFVLQVYGKDKLNETFDAKTEEATLANMHARFASRLMNDLYLKANVKDTRFLFF is encoded by the coding sequence ATGGCAACGTTACAAAACATTAGGTCGAAAGGACCTCTATTGGTGATTGTTATCGGCTTGGCGCTGTTTGCTTTCATTGCGGGTGACGCATGGAAAGTGATGCAGCCGCATCAGGCGCATGACGTAGGTGAGGTGAACGGAGACGCTCTTTCCGCTCAGGAGTATCAGAATTTGGTGGAGGAATATACCGAAGTGGTGAAACTCATGCGTGGAGTGAACGCCTTGAACGACGAACAAACCAACCAGGTGCGTGATGAAGTATGGCGTTCATACGTAAACAATAAACTGATCGAAAAGGAAGCAAAAGCTTTGGGACTCACTGTCTCCACTGCTGAAATTCAGGATATTCTGAAAGCTGGTGTACATCCTCTGCTGAGACAGACTCCTTTCCAAAATCCGCAAACAGGCAACTTCGATAAGGATATGTTGAACAAGTTCCTTGTTGAATATGCTAAGATGAACGAATCACAGATGCCGGCACAGTATGCCGAACAATACAATAATATGTATAAATACTGGTCGTTTATTCAGAAAACTTTGATTCAAAGTCGTTTGGCTGAAAAATACCAGGCTTTGGTCGCTAAAGCTCTTCTTTCTAACCCGGTAGAGGCTCAGGACGCTTTCGACGCAAGAGTGAATCAATACAATGTGTTGCTGGCAGGCATTCCTTACTCTTCAGTAGTAGATTCTACAATCGTAGTGAAAGAATCGGAACTGAAAGAACTGTATAACAAGAAGAAAGAACAATTCAAGCAATATCAGGAAACTCGTGACATCAAGTACATCGATGTACAGGTGACTGCAAGCCCTGAGGACAGAGCTGCTATCCAGAAAGAAGTGGACGAGGCAACTGCTCAGTTGGCTACTACAACAGACGATTACACTTCTTTTATCCGATCGGTAGGTTCGGATGCTCCGTACGTAGACTTGTTCTATAACAAGACTGCTTTCCCGTCGGATGTAGTGGCACGTTTGGACTCTGCTTCCGTAGGTGCGGTATACGGTCCTTACTACAATGGTGCCGATAACACAATCAACTCTTTCAAGATTGTTGCTAAGGCTGCTGCTGCCGACTCTGTCGAATTCCGCCAGATTCAGGTATACGCGGAAGATGCGTTGAAGACAAAGACATTGGCAGACAGTATCTACAATGCGATTAAAGGTGGCGCCAACTTTGTGGAGCTGGCTAAAAAATACGGTCAGACCGGTGATTCTAATTGGTTGACTGCCGCTCAGTACGAAGGTGCGCAGATCGACGGTGATAACCTGAAATTCATCTCTGCCATCAACAATACAGGTGTGAACGAATTGGTGAACTTACCGATGGGACAAGCAAACGTAATTCTGCAAGTAACCAACAAGAAAGCTGTAAAAGACAAATATAAAGTAGCTGTTGTCAAGCGTGAAGTAGAGTTCAGTAAAGAAACTTACAATCGTGCTTACAATGATTTCAGCCAGTTTATCGCAGCCAATCCTAGTGTTGAGAAGATGGTGGCTAACGCTGAAGAAGCTGGATACAGATTGCTTGACAGAGCAGACTTGAACAGCTCTGAACACGGTATCGGTGGCGTGAGAGGTACTAAAGAAGCTTTGAGATGGACATTTGATAAAGCTAAACCGGGTGAAGTTTCCGGCCTGTACGAATGTGGCGAAAGCGATCACATGATGGTTGTAGGCTTGGTGAGCATCAAACCGGAAGGATACCGTTCTTTGAAGTCTGTACAGGATCAGTTGAGAGCTGAAATCGTAAAAGACAAGAAGGCTGAAAAGATTATGGCGGATATGAAATCGGCAAATGCCACTTCATTCGACCAATACAAGTCTATGACTAACGCTGTAAGCGATTCTTTGAAGATGGTTACCTTCGCCGCTCCTGCTTATGTTTCCGCATTGCGCAGCAGTGAACCGTTGGTAGGCGCCTATGCTTCTGTTGCTGAAATGAACAAGTTGAGCACACCTATCAAGGGTAATGCCGGAGTATTTGTACTGCAAGTTTACGGCAAGGACAAACTGAACGAGACATTTGACGCGAAAACGGAAGAAGCTACGTTGGCCAATATGCACGCTCGCTTCGCCAGCCGTCTGATGAACGACTTGTATCTGAAAGCAAATGTAAAGGATACACGCTTCCTGTTCTTCTAA